In Paralcaligenes sp. KSB-10, the following are encoded in one genomic region:
- the phaC gene encoding class I poly(R)-hydroxyalkanoic acid synthase: MSVPFSSEWPVPVSVAPDKLAEIQAEFSREWLRVTSQAQQGTLQAPHDRRFHSDAWSANSSFLLMAHAYLLSATAMNQMVEAAQVPEPVRNRLRFSVMQWVDALAPSNFLATNPEAQRALLESHGESFRQGAHNLLADLQKGRMSQTDESQFELGRNIGLSEGAVVFENELLQLIQYSPLTSEVYKKPLLLVPPCINKFYILDLQPENSFVRHAVEQGFSVFLISWRNPLASDTDGIDSATWGDYLQKGVLAALDAVRDISGQDQVNALGFCVGGTLLASALALAHAKGQNPVSSLTLLTTLLDFEDTGVLDVFVDELHAQTRERQLGRGGLMSARELGTTFSFLRPNELVWNYVASNYLKGETPPAFNLLFWNADGTNLPGPFFAWYFRNTYLENNLKVPGRVKVDGHALDLHSLTMPVYIYGSREDHIVPWPAAYASTRILKGPLRFVLGASGHIAGVINPPAKKRRSYWTHEKDYKHAEIPGDPEAWLSDATQQAGSWWPDWANWLAARSGAKGRARSSLGNARYAPIEAAPGRYVKVRAV, from the coding sequence ATGAGTGTTCCATTTTCATCTGAATGGCCCGTCCCGGTGAGCGTGGCACCGGACAAGCTGGCTGAAATTCAAGCCGAATTTTCACGTGAGTGGCTGCGCGTCACTTCCCAGGCGCAGCAAGGCACGCTCCAGGCTCCGCACGACCGCCGTTTTCACAGCGATGCGTGGTCCGCCAATTCCAGTTTTCTGCTGATGGCTCATGCTTACCTGCTGTCGGCGACGGCCATGAATCAAATGGTCGAGGCCGCCCAGGTTCCCGAGCCCGTTCGCAATCGCCTGCGATTTTCAGTTATGCAATGGGTCGATGCGCTCGCTCCATCCAATTTTCTGGCCACGAATCCCGAGGCGCAAAGAGCCTTGCTTGAAAGCCATGGCGAATCGTTTCGCCAGGGTGCGCACAATTTGCTTGCCGACCTGCAAAAAGGCCGCATGTCTCAAACCGACGAGTCCCAGTTCGAGCTGGGCCGCAACATCGGTCTTTCCGAAGGCGCCGTTGTTTTCGAAAACGAACTCCTCCAGCTTATCCAGTATTCGCCGCTTACATCTGAGGTTTATAAGAAGCCCTTGTTGTTGGTGCCTCCGTGCATCAATAAGTTTTATATCCTCGATCTGCAGCCGGAAAATTCGTTCGTGCGGCATGCGGTCGAACAGGGTTTCAGCGTTTTCCTTATCTCGTGGCGCAATCCGCTTGCGTCCGATACCGACGGCATCGACTCGGCGACATGGGGCGATTATCTGCAAAAAGGGGTGCTGGCGGCCCTTGATGCCGTACGCGATATTTCCGGGCAAGACCAGGTCAATGCGCTGGGGTTTTGTGTCGGCGGCACGCTATTGGCGTCCGCCCTGGCCCTGGCCCATGCCAAGGGCCAGAATCCGGTCAGTTCCCTTACTTTGCTGACCACCCTGCTCGATTTCGAAGATACCGGGGTGCTGGATGTTTTCGTCGACGAACTCCACGCGCAGACGCGCGAACGGCAACTGGGGCGGGGCGGCCTCATGTCGGCGCGCGAACTGGGCACGACATTTTCGTTCCTGCGCCCCAACGAGCTGGTCTGGAACTATGTAGCCAGCAACTACCTCAAAGGTGAAACGCCACCCGCGTTCAATTTACTATTCTGGAATGCGGATGGCACCAATCTTCCGGGGCCGTTTTTTGCCTGGTATTTTCGCAACACGTATCTGGAAAACAATTTAAAAGTTCCCGGTCGGGTCAAGGTCGATGGCCATGCGCTCGACTTGCACAGCCTGACCATGCCGGTCTACATCTATGGGTCGCGCGAAGACCACATCGTTCCCTGGCCGGCGGCCTACGCGTCGACCCGTATCCTGAAAGGGCCGCTGCGGTTTGTACTGGGGGCGTCCGGACATATTGCGGGGGTTATCAATCCACCTGCCAAAAAGCGCCGCAGCTACTGGACTCACGAAAAAGACTATAAGCACGCTGAAATTCCCGGCGATCCCGAGGCGTGGCTGTCCGACGCCACTCAGCAGGCGGGAAGCTGGTGGCCCGATTGGGCCAACTGGCTGGCTGCCCGGTCGGGAGCCAAGGGGCGGGCCAGGTCCAGCTTGGGCAATGCGCGTTACGCGCCCATTGAAGCGGCGCCCGGGCGCTATGTGAAAGTCAGAGCGGTCTAA
- a CDS encoding cupredoxin domain-containing protein has protein sequence MALALCIMLGVAGGAQADEMPTFTLTFKPDGTFEPARFEVPAGRFKLILVNASKEPVEFESLPLRKEKVLGPGVTSFVVLTLSRPGEYPFFDDFHQKAKGVLVVLPKK, from the coding sequence CTGGCCCTGGCCTTGTGCATCATGCTGGGCGTGGCCGGCGGTGCGCAGGCAGACGAAATGCCCACGTTCACGCTGACTTTCAAGCCCGACGGCACCTTCGAGCCGGCGCGGTTCGAAGTTCCGGCAGGGCGTTTCAAGCTGATACTGGTCAACGCCAGCAAGGAGCCCGTCGAGTTCGAGAGTTTGCCCTTGCGCAAGGAAAAAGTGCTGGGCCCGGGGGTGACTTCGTTTGTGGTGCTTACCCTTTCCCGGCCTGGAGAATACCCATTCTTCGATGATTTCCATCAGAAGGCCAAGGGTGTTTTGGTGGTGCTGCCCAAAAAGTAG
- the phaR gene encoding polyhydroxyalkanoate synthesis repressor PhaR: MTQISPPAATRLIKKYPNRRLYDTQTSAYITLSDVKQLVLDNQAFQVVDAKSGEDLTRSILLQIILEEESGGVPMFSSVALSQIIRFYGHAMQGVMGTFLEKNIQAFMDIQDRMAEQSKGLYGNQVAPEAWAQFMNVQTPVLQNMMNSYIDQSKNLFVQMQDQMQDQTRSMFSAFPFNPNAPKDSKK, encoded by the coding sequence ATGACGCAAATCTCACCTCCTGCTGCAACTCGCCTGATCAAGAAATACCCCAATCGCCGCCTGTACGATACGCAAACCAGCGCGTACATTACCTTGTCCGACGTCAAGCAGCTGGTTCTCGATAATCAGGCTTTCCAGGTAGTCGATGCCAAGTCCGGCGAAGACCTGACACGCAGCATATTGCTTCAGATCATTCTTGAAGAGGAAAGCGGTGGCGTGCCCATGTTTTCGTCGGTAGCGCTGTCGCAGATCATCCGCTTTTATGGACACGCCATGCAGGGCGTCATGGGAACCTTCCTGGAAAAGAACATCCAGGCGTTCATGGACATCCAGGATCGCATGGCCGAGCAATCCAAAGGTCTGTACGGCAATCAGGTCGCACCGGAAGCCTGGGCGCAGTTCATGAATGTCCAGACTCCGGTTTTGCAAAACATGATGAACAGCTATATCGATCAGAGCAAGAATCTGTTCGTGCAAATGCAGGACCAGATGCAGGACCAGACCCGTTCTATGTTTTCTGCCTTTCCGTTCAATCCCAACGCGCCCAAAGATTCCAAAAAATAG
- a CDS encoding GNAT family N-acetyltransferase: MTASFSLVHSLKDINADQWNRLAGGHPLVRHEFLLALDEARCAVPETGWAPHYLLLHRGSALAGAMPLYLKSHSRGEYVFDAIWAQAFAQHRLAYYPKLLGAIPFTPVPGPRLLAAAHADRLLLAQQAIELTRQNELSSLHILFPHEADCAALKEAGFMFRENVQFHWFNQEYRSFDDFLACLSQPKRKKIKQDRKKALEAGVRFRWLQGSEIDEKALSFFFKCYCRTYIEHGNAPYLNFDFFSRLHEHMADRLVVVLAEQNGVPIASALNIRGDNALYGRYWGSTQFISGLHFETCYVQAIEFCIHHGIAVFEGGAQGEHKLSRGMLPVKTWSAHWIRDARYAHAIADFLERETPAITGYIDELHEHSPFKASKAKPSL, from the coding sequence TTGACCGCCTCCTTTTCTCTTGTTCACAGCCTGAAAGATATTAACGCCGATCAGTGGAATCGCCTGGCCGGCGGCCACCCCCTGGTACGCCATGAATTCCTGCTGGCCCTGGACGAGGCCCGGTGCGCCGTTCCCGAAACCGGCTGGGCACCACATTACCTGCTTTTGCATCGCGGCTCGGCACTGGCCGGAGCCATGCCTTTGTACCTGAAATCCCACTCAAGAGGCGAGTATGTGTTCGATGCCATCTGGGCCCAGGCATTTGCGCAACATCGGCTTGCATACTATCCCAAGCTTCTCGGCGCAATCCCGTTCACCCCTGTACCCGGACCGCGCCTGCTGGCCGCCGCCCACGCCGATCGTCTGCTGCTGGCGCAACAGGCTATCGAATTGACACGGCAAAACGAGCTTTCTTCCCTGCACATACTGTTTCCACATGAAGCCGATTGCGCCGCACTGAAAGAAGCCGGGTTCATGTTCCGTGAAAATGTTCAATTTCACTGGTTCAATCAGGAGTATCGAAGCTTCGACGATTTTCTGGCCTGCCTGAGCCAACCCAAGCGCAAAAAAATCAAGCAGGATAGAAAAAAAGCCCTTGAAGCAGGCGTACGCTTTCGCTGGCTGCAGGGAAGCGAAATCGACGAAAAAGCGCTATCCTTTTTTTTCAAATGCTACTGCCGCACTTATATCGAGCACGGCAACGCTCCGTATTTGAATTTCGATTTTTTTTCCAGGCTGCACGAACACATGGCTGACCGGCTGGTCGTCGTCCTGGCGGAACAAAACGGTGTTCCCATCGCCTCGGCCCTGAACATCAGGGGCGACAATGCCCTATATGGCCGTTATTGGGGCAGCACTCAATTTATTTCGGGCCTGCATTTCGAAACCTGCTATGTGCAGGCAATCGAATTTTGCATACACCACGGAATCGCGGTTTTCGAAGGAGGGGCCCAAGGCGAACACAAATTGTCGCGCGGCATGCTCCCGGTAAAAACCTGGTCGGCCCACTGGATACGCGATGCCCGCTACGCGCACGCGATAGCCGATTTCCTGGAGCGTGAAACCCCTGCCATCACCGGCTATATCGACGAACTGCACGAACACAGCCCATTCAAAGCCAGCAAAGCCAAGCCCAGCCTATAA
- a CDS encoding FTR1 family protein: MEQIAFIVWRESVEALLVVGILYAWLRSSPEGRKGLPWLWGGVVAGLGLAVVLALVLLGISSWLSSEGQEWFQAVMALVACSLVVQMVVWMKRHGRSLKKDLEGGAKEQIGGDNWWGLLILVMCAVAREGSEAVVFLYGTIAAGDSAGSAWRMALAGLLGFGAALATFGILQLGGKIITWRRFFKLTEILLLLLASSLLVGGLDHLISLGVLPTLMDPVWDSSWLLDANGGLGSVLAHFAGYRAYPALSQLLIWIGFWVVVRYLLKRAESGPSKTARLSTASV, translated from the coding sequence ATGGAACAAATAGCCTTTATAGTCTGGCGTGAAAGTGTCGAAGCTTTATTGGTCGTGGGCATCTTGTATGCCTGGCTTCGATCCAGCCCTGAAGGGCGTAAAGGCTTGCCCTGGCTCTGGGGCGGCGTTGTGGCGGGGCTGGGCCTGGCCGTGGTGCTGGCCCTCGTCCTGCTGGGCATCTCGTCGTGGCTGTCGAGCGAGGGTCAGGAATGGTTTCAGGCGGTCATGGCTCTGGTGGCCTGCTCACTGGTGGTGCAGATGGTGGTCTGGATGAAGCGCCATGGCCGCTCCCTGAAGAAGGACCTTGAAGGAGGCGCAAAAGAGCAGATCGGCGGCGACAACTGGTGGGGTCTGCTGATTCTGGTCATGTGCGCCGTGGCTCGCGAAGGCAGCGAAGCGGTGGTGTTCCTGTATGGCACGATTGCCGCCGGCGACTCGGCCGGATCGGCGTGGCGCATGGCCCTGGCTGGCTTGCTGGGTTTTGGCGCGGCGCTGGCTACATTTGGGATCTTGCAGCTGGGCGGCAAGATCATCACCTGGCGGCGGTTTTTCAAGCTGACTGAAATTCTTTTGCTGCTGCTGGCGAGCTCTTTGCTGGTGGGCGGGCTGGATCATTTGATTTCGCTTGGAGTCCTGCCCACCCTCATGGATCCTGTATGGGATAGCTCGTGGCTGCTCGACGCCAATGGCGGCCTGGGTTCGGTCCTGGCTCATTTCGCCGGCTATCGCGCTTATCCCGCGTTGTCGCAGCTTTTGATCTGGATCGGGTTCTGGGTCGTGGTGCGCTATTTGCTCAAGCGCGCCGAATCCGGCCCATCAAAGACGGCGCGCCTGTCGACGGCATCGGTATAG
- the pgeF gene encoding peptidoglycan editing factor PgeF, which produces MAELTPANSLPSVTGLDWRGVRYFSTVRQGGVSTGPCASLNLGRHTQDNIDHVVENRRRLRAELPAEPFWLNQVHGVEVADADLPADVPPSADAAVTAQKDRVLVIMTADCLPVVIADDEGSVLGVAHAGWRGLLNGVLEETLRRLQAKRPQTSRWRAWIGPGISQRHFEVGADVQAAFVDRDRRSADFFVEKIAHEKWLADLPGLARFRLQEAGVGQVELSGYCTFGEAERFYSYRRERDTGRLATVAWLPEGR; this is translated from the coding sequence ATGGCAGAGCTGACGCCTGCAAATTCCTTGCCCAGTGTGACAGGCCTGGACTGGCGGGGTGTGCGGTATTTCTCCACGGTGCGCCAGGGAGGGGTCAGTACCGGGCCGTGCGCGTCGCTCAACCTGGGACGTCACACGCAGGACAACATCGATCATGTAGTGGAAAACCGGCGTCGCTTGCGCGCGGAGCTGCCGGCCGAGCCCTTCTGGCTGAATCAGGTGCATGGCGTCGAGGTGGCCGATGCCGACCTGCCCGCCGACGTGCCGCCTTCCGCCGATGCCGCCGTCACGGCGCAGAAGGATCGGGTGCTGGTCATCATGACCGCCGATTGCCTGCCGGTGGTTATTGCCGACGACGAGGGCAGCGTGCTGGGCGTGGCGCACGCGGGCTGGCGCGGGCTGCTCAATGGCGTGCTGGAAGAAACTCTTCGACGCCTGCAGGCAAAGCGTCCGCAGACATCGCGCTGGCGCGCCTGGATCGGGCCTGGAATCAGCCAGCGGCATTTCGAAGTGGGCGCGGATGTCCAGGCCGCGTTTGTCGATCGGGACAGGCGAAGCGCCGATTTTTTTGTGGAAAAAATCGCCCATGAAAAATGGCTGGCCGATCTGCCGGGCCTGGCAAGATTCCGCCTGCAGGAAGCGGGCGTGGGCCAAGTCGAGTTGAGCGGATACTGCACGTTCGGCGAGGCCGAGCGTTTTTACTCATATCGGCGTGAACGCGATACGGGGCGGCTTGCGACGGTGGCGTGGCTGCCGGAAGGGCGCTAG
- a CDS encoding ketopantoate reductase family protein, with protein sequence MKIVMMGAGGVGGFFGGLLAHAGYDVSFIARGAHLAAMQERGLLIESESHGDIHVPKVQVADDPAALGPADLVIVSVKLWDSEAAAKLIKPLVGPKTGVLSLQNGVIKDELWCREFGDSAVMGGVAYVATYISRPGVIHQIGTMQRIVVGEYDGRESARTRFLHDALRHAGVASELSPNVRRAIWEKYVFLVGLSAATTSMRAPLGPIRSNPQTRAFLLQLMREVVAVGRAQGVDLAEDFAENRLEFADSLPESMDSSMHHDLQGSRPIEVNWLSGGVVRLGQKSGVPTPANSAVCDILALHAAQAS encoded by the coding sequence ATGAAAATTGTCATGATGGGGGCCGGCGGCGTGGGCGGCTTTTTTGGTGGGCTGCTTGCCCATGCGGGTTACGACGTGAGCTTTATTGCCCGGGGCGCGCATCTCGCCGCCATGCAGGAGCGCGGCTTGTTGATAGAAAGTGAATCGCATGGCGATATTCACGTGCCGAAAGTACAGGTTGCCGATGATCCCGCGGCGCTTGGGCCGGCTGATCTTGTCATTGTCTCGGTCAAGCTGTGGGATAGCGAAGCCGCAGCAAAATTGATCAAACCGTTGGTCGGCCCCAAAACCGGTGTGCTGTCATTGCAAAATGGTGTCATAAAAGATGAGCTCTGGTGCAGGGAGTTTGGTGACAGCGCGGTCATGGGCGGTGTCGCCTATGTGGCTACATATATTTCCAGGCCAGGTGTAATTCATCAGATCGGCACCATGCAGCGCATCGTTGTTGGCGAATATGATGGCCGCGAGTCCGCACGTACCCGGTTCCTGCACGACGCATTGCGGCATGCGGGGGTTGCGTCCGAGCTCAGCCCCAATGTGCGCAGGGCGATCTGGGAAAAATATGTATTCCTTGTCGGGCTGTCGGCAGCGACGACGTCCATGCGCGCGCCGCTGGGCCCGATTCGAAGCAATCCTCAAACCCGGGCGTTTTTATTGCAATTGATGCGCGAGGTTGTTGCGGTCGGCCGTGCCCAGGGCGTCGATCTGGCAGAGGATTTTGCAGAAAATCGTCTTGAATTTGCCGATTCGCTGCCTGAAAGTATGGATTCCTCCATGCACCATGATCTTCAGGGCAGTCGTCCGATCGAGGTCAATTGGTTGAGCGGCGGGGTGGTCAGGCTGGGTCAGAAAAGCGGCGTGCCAACCCCCGCCAACAGCGCCGTTTGCGATATTTTGGCGCTCCACGCCGCGCAGGCCTCCTGA
- a CDS encoding 3-hydroxyacyl-CoA dehydrogenase NAD-binding domain-containing protein, giving the protein MRKPLSKIAVIGCGVIGASWAAYFLAKGFSVAATDPGHNAESSLSKWIHAFWPSLEKQGLAPEASLDNLVFSTDLHSTVKNALFIQENGPERLDIKHSLIAAIEEAALPDTLIASSSSGLLVSDMQSGAKHPERIVLGHPFNPPHLIPLVEVVGGKLTSPETIERALEFYRSIDKKPIHIRREVKGHVANRLQAALWKEAFHLVDQGVISVADLDTAISSGPGLRWALLGPFLNLHLSGGEGGIEHLLEHLGPPIEDWWADLGQVSLTAHTNKKIIDGVRQELALHDETLMRQQRDKLLVSLLQMKKDSDQLP; this is encoded by the coding sequence ATGCGCAAACCGTTGTCAAAAATCGCTGTAATAGGCTGTGGAGTAATAGGAGCCAGTTGGGCGGCCTATTTTTTAGCCAAAGGTTTTTCGGTCGCCGCAACAGACCCGGGGCACAACGCCGAGTCCAGTTTATCCAAATGGATTCACGCCTTCTGGCCCTCCCTCGAAAAGCAGGGCCTTGCGCCTGAAGCATCGCTCGACAATCTCGTCTTCAGTACGGATTTGCACAGCACGGTAAAGAACGCCCTGTTCATCCAGGAAAACGGGCCGGAGCGGCTGGACATCAAACACAGCCTGATTGCCGCAATCGAAGAGGCGGCTTTGCCAGACACGCTTATCGCTTCCAGCTCTTCGGGGCTGCTGGTCAGCGACATGCAGAGCGGCGCCAAACATCCCGAACGCATCGTACTCGGACATCCCTTCAATCCTCCTCACCTCATCCCATTGGTCGAAGTGGTCGGCGGCAAGCTGACGTCCCCGGAAACCATAGAGCGCGCGCTCGAGTTCTACCGTTCGATAGATAAAAAACCCATACACATTCGCCGGGAGGTCAAGGGCCACGTCGCGAACCGCCTGCAGGCCGCGCTATGGAAAGAAGCATTCCATCTCGTCGACCAGGGCGTGATTTCGGTTGCCGATCTCGACACCGCGATTTCGTCCGGACCTGGGCTGCGCTGGGCGCTGCTCGGCCCTTTTCTGAATCTGCATCTTTCCGGCGGTGAAGGCGGCATCGAGCATTTGCTGGAACATCTGGGCCCGCCCATCGAAGACTGGTGGGCTGATCTGGGGCAGGTCTCGCTGACCGCCCACACCAATAAGAAAATCATCGACGGAGTCAGGCAGGAGCTTGCGCTCCACGATGAAACCCTGATGCGGCAACAGCGCGACAAACTGCTGGTATCGCTATTGCAGATGAAAAAGGACTCCGATCAGCTACCTTGA
- a CDS encoding 4Fe-4S binding protein has translation MAIALRRATTKVADFLRDHASFLRRMQWVIVAVYLFLLIVPAVLPLPGRTASIFNNLTIFAQFAFWGIWWPFVLVSIPLFGRAWCGLFCPEGMLTEWASEHGRGHAIPKWMRWGGWPFVAFALTTVYGQLVSVYQYPWAVLAVLGGSTAGAMVVGWLYGRNKRVWCKYLCPVNGVFNLLAKLAPWHYKVDEDAWRKPQRRTAAINCAPLVPLRHMKGAGDCHMCGRCSDYRGAVHLTARSPEAEIVHVTTGDSWQTALIVFGLMGLAVGAFLWSASPWFVTLKQASATWLVNHDIYWPLAGNAPWFILTHYPDVNDSFTWLDGAGILVFILGATIVVGGPIYIALWLADRVLPRVRETDRRGGSKSRAGFQLGRDSVHKLAQGLIPAGGAGVFLGLSATTLTLLKNEGISTSWATGVRFALLSLALLWSMRLVWRLAGLRSVHVWQRLSATAVVALGLVPFCISWVLFFVVW, from the coding sequence ATGGCCATCGCTTTGCGCCGGGCAACAACGAAAGTTGCCGATTTCTTACGCGACCATGCCTCCTTTTTGCGGCGGATGCAATGGGTGATCGTCGCCGTTTATCTGTTTTTGTTGATTGTTCCGGCCGTTCTGCCTTTGCCGGGACGCACGGCGTCGATATTCAATAACCTGACCATCTTTGCGCAGTTTGCATTCTGGGGTATCTGGTGGCCTTTCGTCCTGGTCTCCATCCCTCTGTTCGGCCGCGCCTGGTGCGGCTTGTTCTGTCCCGAAGGCATGCTCACCGAATGGGCCAGCGAGCATGGCCGCGGCCATGCCATTCCAAAATGGATGCGCTGGGGAGGTTGGCCATTTGTAGCCTTTGCCCTGACGACGGTATATGGCCAACTGGTGAGCGTTTATCAGTATCCATGGGCCGTGCTGGCGGTTCTGGGCGGTTCGACGGCCGGCGCAATGGTCGTGGGGTGGCTGTATGGCCGCAACAAGCGCGTCTGGTGCAAGTATCTGTGCCCGGTCAATGGCGTGTTCAATCTGCTGGCCAAGCTTGCTCCATGGCACTACAAGGTGGATGAAGACGCCTGGCGCAAGCCGCAACGGCGCACCGCGGCCATCAATTGCGCTCCATTGGTGCCGTTGCGGCACATGAAAGGAGCCGGCGATTGCCATATGTGCGGCCGGTGCAGCGATTATCGCGGAGCGGTGCATCTGACTGCGCGCTCTCCGGAGGCCGAGATCGTTCATGTGACTACGGGCGATAGCTGGCAAACCGCGCTTATCGTATTCGGCCTGATGGGGCTGGCGGTGGGGGCTTTTTTATGGAGCGCCAGTCCCTGGTTCGTGACGCTCAAGCAGGCCAGCGCAACGTGGCTGGTGAATCACGATATTTATTGGCCTTTGGCGGGAAATGCGCCCTGGTTCATTTTGACCCATTATCCCGATGTCAACGACAGCTTTACCTGGCTCGATGGTGCGGGAATCCTGGTGTTTATTCTTGGCGCCACCATTGTGGTGGGCGGCCCTATCTACATTGCCCTGTGGCTGGCCGACCGCGTGTTGCCACGGGTTCGGGAAACGGATCGGCGGGGCGGTTCAAAATCCAGGGCCGGGTTCCAACTGGGGCGCGATAGTGTGCACAAACTGGCGCAAGGTCTGATTCCGGCGGGCGGCGCGGGCGTATTCCTGGGCCTTTCGGCCACCACTCTGACCCTGTTGAAGAATGAGGGGATTTCCACAAGCTGGGCGACGGGGGTTCGGTTTGCATTGCTCAGCCTGGCTTTGTTGTGGAGCATGCGCCTGGTTTGGCGCCTGGCTGGCTTGCGTAGCGTCCATGTATGGCAGCGTCTGAGCGCCACAGCGGTTGTTGCGCTGGGCCTGGTTCCGTTCTGCATCTCCTGGGTGCTGTTCTTCGTGGTCTGGTAG
- a CDS encoding iron transporter, which produces MVKQLLVVAMGMGLAASAWAAEYPIGKPAELNGLEIGAVYLQPVEMEPAGMMRDAKDSDIHLEADIHATADNKNGLPEGAWAPYLVIQYTLQKVGSDKVLKGDLMPMVANDGPHYGDNVKLQGPGKYKLSFTIAPPTANKMNHFGRHVDKETGVAPWFKPFELNYDFVFAGTGKKGGY; this is translated from the coding sequence ATGGTAAAGCAGTTATTGGTTGTGGCGATGGGCATGGGACTTGCGGCGTCGGCCTGGGCGGCCGAATATCCTATCGGCAAGCCTGCGGAGCTCAATGGCTTGGAAATCGGCGCCGTGTATCTGCAGCCGGTCGAGATGGAACCCGCCGGAATGATGCGCGACGCCAAGGATTCCGATATTCATCTTGAAGCCGACATACATGCAACGGCCGACAACAAGAATGGTTTGCCCGAAGGAGCATGGGCTCCTTATCTGGTCATTCAATATACCCTCCAGAAAGTAGGCAGCGACAAGGTGCTGAAAGGGGACCTGATGCCGATGGTGGCCAACGACGGGCCTCATTACGGCGACAACGTCAAACTGCAGGGCCCTGGAAAATACAAATTGTCTTTTACAATCGCTCCTCCTACGGCAAATAAAATGAATCACTTCGGTCGCCATGTCGACAAGGAAACGGGTGTGGCTCCCTGGTTCAAGCCGTTCGAGCTGAATTACGACTTTGTGTTTGCAGGCACTGGCAAGAAAGGCGGATATTAA
- the phbB gene encoding acetoacetyl-CoA reductase, translated as MSGKLAYVTGGMGGIGTSICQRLAKEGYTVVAGCGPSRNYKQWLDEQAALGYKFHASVGNVSDWNSTVEAFEQVKKNLGSVDVLVNNAGITRDGLFRKMSHEDWRAVIDTNLNSLFNVTKQVIEGMVERQWGRIVNISSVNGQKGQFGQTNYSTAKAGIHGFTMALAQEVANKGVTVNTISPGYIGTDMVRAIRPDVLEKIVATIPVKRLGTPEEIGSMVAWLSSDDAGFATGADFSLNGGLHMG; from the coding sequence ATGAGTGGCAAATTGGCTTATGTGACAGGCGGGATGGGAGGTATTGGAACTTCAATATGTCAGCGTTTAGCCAAAGAGGGTTATACCGTCGTTGCCGGTTGCGGGCCTAGCCGCAATTACAAGCAATGGCTCGATGAGCAGGCTGCCTTGGGCTACAAATTCCATGCGTCGGTTGGCAATGTCTCCGACTGGAATTCAACCGTGGAGGCTTTTGAGCAGGTCAAAAAAAATCTGGGGTCTGTCGATGTTCTGGTCAACAATGCGGGGATCACGCGCGACGGGCTGTTTCGAAAAATGAGCCATGAAGATTGGCGGGCCGTCATCGATACCAACCTGAATAGCCTGTTCAATGTGACCAAGCAGGTCATCGAGGGAATGGTCGAGCGGCAATGGGGGCGTATTGTCAATATCAGTTCGGTGAACGGCCAGAAAGGCCAGTTTGGCCAAACCAATTACTCGACGGCCAAGGCCGGTATACATGGCTTCACCATGGCCCTGGCCCAGGAAGTCGCCAACAAAGGGGTTACCGTCAATACCATTTCACCGGGTTATATTGGTACCGATATGGTACGAGCCATACGTCCCGATGTGCTGGAAAAAATCGTGGCAACCATTCCGGTCAAGCGTCTGGGTACGCCGGAAGAGATCGGCTCGATGGTCGCCTGGCTGTCGTCGGACGATGCGGGGTTTGCAACCGGCGCCGACTTCTCGTTGAATGGCGGCTTGCATATGGGATAA